A stretch of the Hypomesus transpacificus isolate Combined female chromosome 12, fHypTra1, whole genome shotgun sequence genome encodes the following:
- the LOC124474897 gene encoding serine/threonine-protein phosphatase with EF-hands 1-like — translation MPSLSGSLQVPFLDSLVALTPPEPPREELEWNYPHFYPHVLWSDPKPQEGCSPNTFGGGGCYFGPDVTQRLLDRHGLTLLIRSHECKQEGYELCHHGKVITIFSASNYYEEGSNRGAYIKLGSELVPRFYQYQVSRSTRKLTLTQRVSVAEGSALKALQEKLFTHRSELMAGFQQYDLNNTGCVSISEWAQVVEAVLRLDLPWRTLRPRLARLAPGGSVEYQSCFQDMDLGQPLPRVTPGLAETLYRYRTDLEIIFNIIDKDQSGLISIEEFRQTWRLFSTHLGVAVDNTAIDELARSIDFNKDGSIDFNEFLEAFRVVHK, via the exons ATGCCCAGCCTCTCCGGGTCCCTCCAGGTGCCCTTCCTGGACTCCCTGGTCGCCCTCACCCCTCCGGAGCCCCCCCGGGAGGAGCTGGAGTGGAA TTACCCTCACTTCTACCCTCACGTGCTGTGGAGTGACCCCAAGCCCCAGGAGGGGTGCAGTCCCAACACCTTCGGGGGAGGCGGCTGCTACTTTGGGCCAGACGTGACCCAGCGCCTGCTGGACAGACACGGCCTGACTCTGCTCATACGCTCCCACGAGTGTAAACAGGAGGGCTACGAACTGTGTCACCACGGaaag gtgatcACCATCTTCTCAGCGTCTAACTACTATGAGGAGGGCAGTAACCGTGGTGCCTACATTAAGCTGGGCTCAGAACTGGTGCCGCGCTTCTACCAGTACCAGGTCAGCCGATCCACCCGGAAACTCACGCTCACacagag ggtgagtGTAGCAGAGGGGTCAGCTCTGAAGGCTCTGCAGGAGAAGCTGTTTACTCATCGGTCAGAGCTCATGGCTGGGTTTCAGCAGTATGACCTGAACAACACTG GCTGCGTCTCCATCAGCGAGTGGGCCCAGGTGGTGGAGGCCGTCCTGAGGCTGGACCTCCCCTGGAGGACCCTGCGCCCGCGCCTCGCCCGCCTGGCACCAGGTGGCAGCGTGGAGTACCAGTCCTGCTTCCAGGACATGGACCTGGGCCAGCCACTCCCCAGG GTGACCCCCGGCCTGGCGGAGACCCTGTACAGATACAGGACAGACCTGGAGATCATCTTCAACATCATAGACAAAGATCAGTCAG gTCTAATCTCCATCGAGGAGTTCCGTCAAACCTGGCGCCTGTTCAGCACCCACCTGGGCGTCGCCGTGGACAACACTGCCATCGATGAGCTGGCAAGGAGCATCGACTTCAACAAAGACGGCAGCATCGACTTCAACGAGTTCCTGGAGGCTTTCAGGGTGGTGCACAAGTAG
- the LOC124474898 gene encoding serine/threonine-protein phosphatase with EF-hands 1-like: MPSLSGSLQVPFLDSLVALTPPEPPREELEWNYPHFYPHVLWSDPKPQEGCSPNTFGGGGCYFGPDVTQRLLDRHGLTLLIRSHECKQEGYELCHHGKVITIFSASNYYEEGSNRGAYIKLGSELVPRFYQYQVSRSTRKLTLTQRVSVAEGSALKALQEKLFTHRSELMAGFQQYDLNNTGCVSISEWAQVVEAVLRLDLPWRTLRPRLARLAPDGSVEYQSCFQDMDLGQPLPRVTPGLAETLYRYRTDLEIIFNIIDKDQSGLISIEEFRQTWRLFSTHLGVAVDNTAIDELARSIDFNKDGSIDFNEFLEAFRVVHK; this comes from the exons ATGCCCAGCCTCTCCGGGTCCCTCCAGGTGCCCTTCCTGGACTCCCTGGTCGCCCTCACCCCTCCGGAGCCCCCCCGGGAGGAGCTGGAGTGGAA TTACCCTCACTTCTACCCTCACGTGCTGTGGAGTGACCCCAAGCCCCAGGAGGGGTGCAGTCCCAACACCTTCGGGGGAGGCGGCTGCTACTTTGGGCCAGACGTGACCCAGCGCCTGCTGGACAGACACGGCCTGACTCTGCTCATACGCTCCCACGAGTGTAAACAGGAGGGCTACGAACTGTGTCACCACGGaaag gtgatcACCATCTTCTCAGCGTCTAACTACTATGAGGAGGGCAGTAACCGTGGTGCCTACATTAAGCTGGGCTCAGAACTGGTGCCGCGCTTCTACCAGTACCAGGTCAGCCGATCCACCCGGAAACTCACGCTCACacagag ggtgagtGTAGCAGAGGGGTCAGCTCTGAAGGCTCTGCAGGAGAAGCTGTTTACTCATCGGTCAGAGCTCATGGCTGGGTTTCAGCAGTATGACCTGAACAACACTG GCTGCGTCTCCATCAGCGAGTGGGCCCAGGTGGTGGAGGCCGTCCTGAGGCTGGACCTCCCCTGGAGGACCCTGCGCCCGCGCCTCGCCCGCCTGGCACCAGATGGCAGCGTGGAGTACCAGTCCTGCTTCCAGGACATGGACCTGGGCCAGCCACTCCCCAGG GTGACCCCCGGCCTGGCGGAGACCCTGTACAGATACAGGACAGACCTGGAGATCATCTTCAACATCATAGACAAAGATCAGTCAG gTCTAATCTCCATCGAGGAGTTCCGTCAAACCTGGCGCCTGTTCAGCACCCACCTGGGCGTCGCCGTGGACAACACTGCCATCGATGAGCTGGCAAGGAGCATCGACTTCAACAAAGACGGCAGCATCGACTTCAACGAGTTCCTGGAGGCTTTCAGGGTGGTGCACAAGTAG